One window of the Chelonoidis abingdonii isolate Lonesome George chromosome 3, CheloAbing_2.0, whole genome shotgun sequence genome contains the following:
- the DYNLT1 gene encoding dynein light chain Tctex-type 1, which produces MDEFQSGEETSFVVEEVSNIIKEAIESAIGGNAYQHSKVNQWTTSVVEQTLSQLTKLGKPFKYIVTCVIMQKNGAGLHTASSCFWDNTSDGNCTVRWENKTMYCIVSAFGLAI; this is translated from the exons ATGGATGAGTTCCAGTCAGGAGAGGAG ACttcttttgttgttgaagaaGTGAGTAACATCATAAAAGAG GCTATAGAAAGTGCAATAGGTGGCAATGCCTATCAACACAGCAAAGTGAACCAGTGGACTACAAGTGTGGTAGAACAAACTTTAAGTCAACTGACAAAGCTGGGGAAACCTTTCAAGTATATTG TGACCTGTGTGATTATGCAAAAAAATGGTGCTGGCCTTCACACAGCAAGCTCTTGTTTCTGGGACAACACCAGTGATG GAAACTGCACTGTGAGATGGGAGAATAAGACTATGTACTGTATTGTCAGTGCCTTTGGACTTGCAATATAA